The following coding sequences lie in one Microbacterium sp. XT11 genomic window:
- a CDS encoding peptidase: MSIEIDWLAFFHVFVAALIGAVAIVTFYALGLRMLVRAGRVPLVTPAEFTDAITVMSEKELKHAAKQAAKAAKKSPLSEGQKRFALVLAYLCFLVCGAAVVGGITLIVVGH, translated from the coding sequence ATGAGCATCGAGATCGACTGGCTGGCGTTCTTCCACGTCTTCGTCGCCGCCCTGATCGGGGCGGTCGCCATCGTGACGTTCTACGCACTCGGGCTGCGGATGCTCGTGAGGGCAGGACGGGTTCCTCTCGTCACGCCGGCCGAGTTCACCGACGCGATCACCGTGATGTCGGAGAAGGAGCTCAAGCACGCCGCGAAGCAGGCGGCGAAGGCGGCGAAGAAGAGCCCGCTGTCCGAGGGGCAGAAGCGCTTCGCGTTGGTGCTCGCCTACCTCTGCTTCCTGGTGTGCGGTGCGGCTGTCGTCGGCGGCATCACCCTGATCGTCGTCGGACACTGA
- a CDS encoding metallophosphoesterase, with the protein MSDTAREYVFGRHLPASHVLIHVSDPHFLAGGARLGGRYDVESTFARTLETIRSVHPHPAAIVVTGDLADLGEPDAYRRLREAVEPVAESLGTVVVWVAGNHDERPALRENLFDLTPTEEPVTGVWDLDGLRLVALDTSVPGWHHGDLDRAQLAWLADVLATPAPHGTLLAMHHPPLPSHLPLFDILELRHQDELAEIIRGTDVRGILAGHLHYSSHGTFAGVPVSVSSATCYTMNVALPASRVNGMDAAQAFQLVHVHPDTITHTVVPVTDADTGDYFSPEWLERMAALSAEERLEAFSRKPGR; encoded by the coding sequence ATGTCCGACACGGCGCGCGAGTACGTCTTCGGCCGGCACCTTCCGGCGTCGCATGTGCTGATCCACGTCAGCGACCCGCACTTCCTCGCAGGAGGGGCGCGGTTGGGTGGCCGTTACGACGTGGAGTCCACCTTCGCACGAACCCTGGAGACGATCCGCTCCGTGCATCCGCACCCCGCGGCGATCGTCGTCACCGGTGATCTGGCCGATCTCGGGGAACCCGACGCCTACCGTCGCCTACGGGAGGCCGTCGAGCCAGTCGCGGAGTCGCTCGGGACGGTCGTCGTCTGGGTCGCCGGGAACCATGACGAACGGCCCGCACTGCGGGAGAACCTGTTCGACCTCACGCCGACGGAGGAGCCCGTCACCGGGGTGTGGGATCTCGACGGGCTGCGGCTCGTGGCGCTCGACACCAGCGTGCCGGGGTGGCATCATGGCGACCTCGACCGCGCCCAGCTCGCGTGGCTGGCCGATGTGCTCGCGACTCCGGCACCGCACGGCACGCTGCTGGCGATGCATCATCCGCCGCTGCCGAGCCACCTCCCGCTCTTCGACATCCTCGAGCTGAGGCATCAGGACGAGCTCGCGGAGATCATCCGCGGGACCGACGTGCGCGGGATCCTGGCCGGACATCTGCACTACTCGTCGCACGGCACTTTCGCAGGGGTGCCGGTGAGCGTGTCGTCGGCGACGTGCTACACGATGAACGTCGCTCTCCCGGCCTCGCGCGTGAACGGCATGGATGCGGCTCAGGCATTCCAGCTCGTGCATGTGCACCCCGACACGATCACGCACACGGTCGTGCCGGTGACCGACGCCGACACCGGGGACTACTTCTCACCGGAGT